The sequence TTGCCAGCGATAGTCTGCTCCGAATTTTCTGTCGAATGTCCGACGCCGAAATGGGACAGAGGGGCAGGAGTAAGCAGGTAATGCCTGAAGCATCAGGGACTGCAATTTCGAGCTTCTCGAGGACGCCGGCGTCAAGCTGTCTCAGAGGTTCTGGATCCAGATTGGAAAGGAACGGCGTCCCGGCAAGGGTTTGGAATAATCGCCCCGGCCGAGGCACAACCACGAAGTGGCAGAGCCTCAAGAGTTCTTCAGGCGCCCTCCAGGTTGGGAATTCAAGAAACGCATCAAGCCCAATGATGAAAAATAGCTTCCAGGATCGACCGTACTGTTCTCGTAATTCACGAACTGTGTCGATGGAGTACGATTTCCCTGCGCGATGGAGTTCCATGGCCGACACGTCGAACACGGGAGTGTCGGCTATTGCAAGGCGCACCATTTCGAATCGTATTGGTGCGGGAGCCAGTGATCGGTTGTGTTTGTGAGGTGGGTCGCCGGTCGGGATGAAGAGGATGCGAGAGAGCTGCATGTGTTCGCGCACATCCCGTGCAATGGCCAGGTGGCCGTTGTGAACGGGATTGAAGCTGCCCCCGAATAGGCCGAGGCGTTTCGAAGGTGCGTCTTGCGTGACGGCTATTGATTGTTCAGCGATAGGGTGATCCATGACTCAAGACGTGGCACGCAAGGCGCTAGAGAATGACGAGATTGTCTCGATGGATGACTTCTTCATACTCTTGAGGGCCGAACTGTGCTTGAATCACCGCGGTCTTGAGGCCTTTCATTCTGTGTAACGAATCAGACGAAAAGTTCACAAGGCCTTTTGCGAATTCTTTCCCGTCCGGCGTGAGGCAACTGACCGGATCTCCGGCCTCAAACAGACCGGTCACCTGGAGGATGCCAGACGCAAGGAGGCTCTTGCCTCGTGTGGTCAAAGCTTCAACCGCTCCCTGGTCAAGCTGTACTTGGCCATGCGAGCGCAACGTGAAGGCAATCCAATGCTTGCGGCTGTTCAAACGGCGTTTTTTTGCCAGAAAGAGGCTCCCACCCGGTTCTCCTGTGAGGACCGTTGGCAAAAGTCCGGCTCGCTCGCCGTTAAGAATCAACGTCGGAATTCCATACTCCGCGACTTTCTTGGCCGCCCGGAGCTTGGTGGCCATCC is a genomic window of Candidatus Nitrospira kreftii containing:
- a CDS encoding putative nicotinate-nucleotide adenylyltransferase, translating into MDHPIAEQSIAVTQDAPSKRLGLFGGSFNPVHNGHLAIARDVREHMQLSRILFIPTGDPPHKHNRSLAPAPIRFEMVRLAIADTPVFDVSAMELHRAGKSYSIDTVRELREQYGRSWKLFFIIGLDAFLEFPTWRAPEELLRLCHFVVVPRPGRLFQTLAGTPFLSNLDPEPLRQLDAGVLEKLEIAVPDASGITCLLLPLCPISASDIRQKIRSRLSLANMLPPPVESYILQHSLYQEDSDRTHI